One Citrus sinensis cultivar Valencia sweet orange chromosome 5, DVS_A1.0, whole genome shotgun sequence genomic window, GGTAAAGCTCCGTACAGGTGCTCAACATGACaccacaaaagaaaatacaatatCAAAGACACATCACCAACATATATGCAAACAACCAATTCTCACAGCATGCAGTGCAACAActcacaaaatatgaaatttaacaTCATCTAagcatttttgtcattaaagAACTTAACTGAAAGTAGTAAACATAAAGACATATAACAGCTTTATAAGTACAGACCACAAAGTAGAACTTTGTTCGAATGATAATGATCATAATCCACATTATAAACGCAGTGAAAtcatcaaatgaaaataagaacaCAGTACACAATTACACAAATATTAGgcttaattgattatttagaTTAAAACACCACTTCACACAGCTTCCTTAGCTGGAATCTTCTCATATCCCATCTTCTTAGGGCTCCAATCATCATCATGATCATCAACATCAGTGAATTCCTCATACGAATTGCGAGAATCGTGACGATTAGCAAAAAGGCTCCACACCAAATACATGGTAACGACAGTAAGCGAACTGCACCCAACGCCGAAAAGCAAAGCGACCGGTCTGGTCGCATAGAGAGGAGAAGTCGTGCTCGAAGGGCAAAATGCGACATTTTGGCTCGTGGATGAGGTGCTGCTCCCGATCATCAATTGAAGGGAGAATCAGACAATCGAGGAAGATTAAGGGACGATGGGAGCTGAATTGGCGAATTTCGGTGAAGATTGTGACGAATCTAACGGGGTTTTCGGAGTTAGAGTTAGGGTAACGGGAATTGAAATGGATCGATTAAGAGGAAATGAAGAGGGTTTTGCATGGCCTTTTGGAGGCTGAAATTGAGAGGACACCATGAATATTGTGAGAGCTAGGAGGAGACGCTGAGTCGATGACGCCATTGATTCATACCACAGCTTCGATTGGAAATGGAGCCTCTAATTGCTTTAGCTAGTTACCCATTTTTCAAGTGTTAAATCTCAGCTGTTGACTACCTTTCTTTATGATCTAAAGGGTCATTCGCAAAAGGACAAGCGACTGGGATACCAAACCCCTGATGCAATGTCGCTGGATCCTCaaagttattctttctttactgattaattaatagtaaaattgttaataacataGTTGAAAGTCAAAACTAGAATGtccaaacattttaaaataactcAAGATTATTCGGTGACTTGaatcttcatcaatacaaTTTATGCGGGCGATtagtaataatagtaataataataataataataataataataataataataataataataataataataataataataataataataataataataatagaattttaattacatgttatgacaaaataatattataatagaacccataaattttaaaaatttaatagaactcaacaaaaaaaaatttgaattttttttttgaatagtGAGAAGATCTTAATTCTTCGACAaggtataaaatatttatattcgTTGTCCCTTATTGTCTGTTATATTCTTGCTAAATAGCAAATAGCTGTGTAAGTTTAGTTAATGTAAaagtcaaaaaatataaagaatgtGTTATGTctctcaaaatttcttttgatattttaatattaaaaagtgCGGCTCCAATAACACCGTTTCAAAAGACATACAGCCATTAGTTGGCCGACTCTCAAAAGCCCGATATGCTCAAAACATCATTAACATGTTACAATAATTGATATCGTttatacataaatttattttaatactcaTTCGGTGTGCTCTGCGTTTTGtgttacattattatattattttttatcacgAGTTTTTAATACCACACACAAAATCAGATTCAAATGGTAGCTCTCGTCACTAGTGCGCAGATTAAGGGCGGAGCGGCGCCATCAAGTGGGTGGTATAATGAAAGCACATTGAGGCATGAGGCGTTTGGAACAAAGCTGGCCATCACACTTGAGCAGAGCTAACATTCGAAATGACCAAAGAAGAGAACAGCATGCATTCTAGCTTTAAAAAgcactaaataaatataaattgaaagaagCGATCACCTCACAGATGATCAAATTCAGCTTTCGGTAATTACTgtaaaacataaaagaaaaccaattaaagaaagcagtcttttctttaaataaataaattcagctTTCGGAAAAGACTGCTTCCACCTTATTGATAGGTATTAaagtattgtattaatttcaCAAGGACACTACATTGTTAACGTAAACCTAACTTGTTGCCGTGCAGATATTGACATCCGGTAGACCCGCAAATTGACATCTTTGCGGTGATCAATTAATTATGCATTTTTTCCCGATCATTATCGTATGATGATAGTGGATAAGTAAGAAGAACGTCGTTTATCAAATTGTCCAAGTTGACATAAGATGACCCGTTAGGGCCGGCAGCGGCCTTTTCAGCTAATAATTTCCACTCCAACGCTTTCTCTTTCATTAGTTTCCCACTCTCTCCCTCCATCAATTCCCTTACACGCTTTTCTATTTCAACTCTGTCTCCACGAGGATTGACTTCAATGCCAACACCCCACTTGGTCTGGCAAAACCAACAGTTGGTCTGCTGCTCCGCGAAAAACGGCCAGCACAGCATAGCCACACCACTGCACAAGCTTTCAACCGTTGAGTTCCAACCACAGTGCGTTAGAAATCCTCCCACCGCCGGGTGACTTAATATCTGTTCTTGCGGGCACCAGCTTGCCAACATACCTCTATCTTTGGTCTCTTCAACGAACTCTTGTGTAATAACGGCTGTTGCTTCATTGACAATATCAGGCCTTATTACCCACAAGAAAGGCCGCTTACTATTAGCAAGCCCCCAAGCGAACTCAACAAGTTGATTTTCTGTCAGTGCAGTGATACTGCCGAAGTTGACATAAACGACTGAGTTTTGCTCTTTCGAGTCGAGCCACTCCAAACACCCAGGCTGTTCTCTCCATAAATTGGACCCTATGAGACTCAGCGCGCTGTCGTGAGCTGAAACCTCATTGTTGAGGACTAGCTGATTAAGAGGACCGATCGTGAAGATATTAGGATAAATCGAAGAAAGTTCTTTCAAAACCTCAGGCTCTAAATCATCAAATGTATTGAAAATGAGTGCAGAGGCATTATGCGTATTCTCAATTTCTGTTATGACAAAATTGACCATGATATCATCTCGATCGGTACTTCTAATAAAACTTGGCAAGTACTTCAATTGTATCCCTTCCATGACCGGTATCCAATCAATAACAGAGTCCATGTACCCATTCGTCAAATAACTGAGATCTACATGCAAATAACATAAAGAACGGTGACATTTATCAATACCAATATATCTTTTcgggcaaaaaaaaaactacgagaatatataaataaagtaacGGGTGCAAAGACATTAATATATCTCATAAGATTACCTTTGAGAGGGAATATACACTTTTCAACTAAATGGCGATAGTGCACGTAACCCATGAAGCCACAAGCGCTTGCCGTGAAAAAAAGAACGTTGGGGATGTTTAGTTGTTTAGAAGCTTTGAGAGTGAAGCCCATGGACCAGTCAGAAACTATGCAAGTGACAGGAGGATTAACGTTTGACAAAGCAGAGTTGTTGAGTCTAGTTAGAAGCTCTTGAAATGGAGCAGAGCAGGTTCTCCTGGTGGAATCGCAGAGAGATGGGATATCTTGCGTGGCGTCGGAATCGGACGGCGGGAGGCCGTCGGGAATTGTCTCAAAACGGAAGGTGGGGACGGCGTTGAGAGAGTCGGGGCCTTGGGATTTTAGCAGGCGTCGCTGGTTGAACTCTGTGTTAACAAAAGTGATGTGAAAGCCTTTGTGGTGTAGTAATTTAGCCAGTTGAAACATGGGATTTATGTGGCCTTGAGCTGGATACGGAACACAAACTGCATGAGGACGACGAGGGCGTTGTGTATCGATTAAGGAAGCCATCTCAGCTCTCTGTTTCAatccttctttctttctttctaagACAAGCGTGATTATTTATAGGCCAAAAAACCTGAAGATTTATGGATGGATCTGTGCTAACTAAGCTGAATGGAGTTTTACTTcgactttttaataattttgttgataatgTAGATAATATTGGTTAGGAAATAATATGcatcataaaaagaaaagggaaattcaaattatcaatgcactatttttattttgtcttatgttcatccaactattacaaaattttaacatgtactttacaccatttttcttttcacatttgtatcaattagccatttttgcattaacactattaaataattgtaataaaataacaattttacccctaaataaattaaaagactattttatcttataaaaatttttaaaattaaaaattataatcataaaaatatccctatattttaataaaaaataaatcccaaaattagaaattttatttttaataaaaattattttaatataaaattataattataaaaataattgcaaaattttgggatttaataaaaatcctctaaattattaaaattttaggattgattcttttaagaaataaattcaattattttaataaatacaaaattatattttttattaaaaataattattaaaattttgtaaaatctaaatttagcaaAAATCAGTTGAGCACCTctatttgggatttatttttttattaaatttagaaatatttttatgattataatttttaattttaaaattttttataagataaaatagtcttttaatttatttggggctaaaattgtcattttattaaaattatttaatagtgttaatgaaaaagtgactagttgatacaaatgtgaaaagaaaggtggtgtaatgataatttctctaaaaaaattaaaagaaaaaaaataggtgGGTCAACCAATATTAAAGGTAGCCAACGGGCCATGCCACGTGCCCTATCGAAACGTGCTTGTGTCGTGTTGTGTTGTACAGACACGTGCCATGCCCGTGCCGTACCAATATCACTTAACACAcccttaatatttataattatttatcttggatgaagaaaatgtaaaaataagcAGAAACCTCATTTGGTTTTAACTCTACTTTAAGGCGAACTCAATGACTCGTTGAGTCAACGGTATCTTAGCAATATTAAAGAtggcaataaaaaaataacatttaaataaattaattaatgaaatattcgAGAATAGAGGGATTGTTTGTCAAGGATAAGgatcttctttttgtttttgtttttgttttctctcctcatttctcttatttttataacatggtgaaaagaaaataagcttGATtggcaaataaaataaaaaattaggttGATTGTCAACATTAAATGTAATACTCAATCTTGGCCACTAATTGAATCTTTTTCCCACCATCAAAATACTCGAATTTACCTCGATGTCATATTTCTTTGCATAAAGTTaaagacaaagaaaaataagtgatttcatcatttttcattGTGTTGAATTGCATCCCACATTGACTAGTTAAAAGAgtgatcattttttatttttattttttataaatatgataGGTCCTTCTGCTCAACAAGCTTGTCTTTTGAAGTGAATACCTCAATCTGTTAGACTCAACCCTAGCCAGTGGCATAAGAGCTATATTTTAATAGTCAAAACGTAGTGGTAGAACAGCTCAAAGAATTGGAATTTGGTAATATTGGCAAACTATAAGGAAGTAAGTGAATATATATTACCCAAAAAGctcaatttatatataaattatatgttaGGTTTACCACCAAAGATTTTAGTATCtagctttttaaaaaaaataattgtaacgATAAACATACTAAAATTTTAGCATTCTAAATAATAGAATATGtgatgtgttatttattaagtgattgatgaatttttacaaaattaaagtaaatttcgTGCCTTatctcaaataaataaaaaaaaacgaatAATATAATTCCACCATCGAGTCAATGTCTACAGctttttttgaagtttttggAATGTCTGGCActatactatttttttattctttattttgagttaaagACAAATATGCTTCTCGTAGTTTGGGATTAGCCATTGGAAAGTCCTCAATCTGCGGTTCTCCATGGCGAGGTGCTTAATAATGCACACTTAGGGGTTGTTTGGCATTAtatgtagggatggcaaattgCGGGTTTGGGCCGGGCTTTTCAAAGCTCAGGCCCAAGCCCACATTAGTTAAACGATGTCCAGGCCCTTCAAAAGCCCGTTCAACTCGGGCCGAGCCTAGGCGGGCCTGGGCCGGGCTCggactttttaaattaagaaaaatatttaaattaaagataataatataatatataaatagaataatagtCAAATACATTAAATATTAGCAATACaacctaataaaataataaatgctaatataaaaaattaaactaatttaatattttgatttttttcttttttatttaaattaaatttattttttattcataaatttagaaaGCCGGGGCCAAGTCCGGACTTTTTTGCTAAGCCCTTGTCTAGGCCCAACATATGCGggctttataatttttaggcCCACCCCCTGCAGGCCGGACTTTAGGCCCGCGGACTTGGGCTGGACTTGGCCGGGCCTGGGCCGGCCCGGGCTTTTTTGCCACCCCTAATTATATGGGATTGCATTACATTAGCAATGCAACCCCATGTTTGGGGTACCAAATGGCTGCAGTAGCTGAACCCGACATATAGTCGGGTTTAGCTAATGAGTCCAGCTACTGCATTAGCTCTggcttcctctttttttttttttttttttactttgtaataataataaatgaatgtaatttttaatttaatattatttttacattataattttaatataaattaataaatttattgtttaataatattatattatattttaatttttattatagtaAATGTACaactaaataatgtattatttaattatattatattgattaatatgtaaaattatattaattaatatatataattgattaatttttaataagttaatgtaactaataataaatacttaaataatataataaaatattacattatttaattatattacaataattaaactagttgtttttaaataatttaatataactaataataaatatttaaatttgaataatattaattaaaaattaataaaatatataattattagattgttTAGCACAATTCATCAGtgctaaatatataatttaaattagtcacaattcattttcaaaatatataatttaaattagtcacaaaaaattaatacaatacagtgcaatatcaaatataatataattaaaaattaatacagtacagAGTAGtactaaatattatacaatattattataatacattactaatacaatacaacatGATATAATATAtctgtattaaaataatataatacagcataatacaatacagtgtgTCAAATACAACCTTATAGCATTTGGATTCACAAGgaaacaaaaccaaaccaagatttataaaaattaagaaaataagtaaataaataagtgcTTGGGCTACACTGACTACAAATGGCGCAAAGTGGTAAGTCGCGACAATATATTGACGTTAAATAGGAAAGACCAAATCGGCAGTTGTCCTCGGCgatgaaattaataatgccTACGCAAAGAATTTGGAAACACATCCATCCTAACGAATGCTAaagacaataaattttttatgcg contains:
- the LOC102625705 gene encoding 7-deoxyloganetin glucosyltransferase-like, which translates into the protein MASLIDTQRPRRPHAVCVPYPAQGHINPMFQLAKLLHHKGFHITFVNTEFNQRRLLKSQGPDSLNAVPTFRFETIPDGLPPSDSDATQDIPSLCDSTRRTCSAPFQELLTRLNNSALSNVNPPVTCIVSDWSMGFTLKASKQLNIPNVLFFTASACGFMGYVHYRHLVEKCIFPLKDLSYLTNGYMDSVIDWIPVMEGIQLKYLPSFIRSTDRDDIMVNFVITEIENTHNASALIFNTFDDLEPEVLKELSSIYPNIFTIGPLNQLVLNNEVSAHDSALSLIGSNLWREQPGCLEWLDSKEQNSVVYVNFGSITALTENQLVEFAWGLANSKRPFLWVIRPDIVNEATAVITQEFVEETKDRGMLASWCPQEQILSHPAVGGFLTHCGWNSTVESLCSGVAMLCWPFFAEQQTNCWFCQTKWGVGIEVNPRGDRVEIEKRVRELMEGESGKLMKEKALEWKLLAEKAAAGPNGSSYVNLDNLINDVLLTYPLSSYDNDREKMHN